The Levilactobacillus namurensis genomic interval GGGGTGGTCCTGGAGGCCCAACTCTTCATCGCGCTCTGCAACACCGCGATTACTACCGTGGTCCTGGCCATCATGCAGATGCCACAGTTGCCGACGCTGGCCATCATGATCTTCGTCTTGAGCTTGGTTCCCGTAGCCGGGGTCATCGTGTCGATCATTCCACTGGCCATGCTGGGGTATTCAGTGGGTGGTTACCGCTACATCATCTATATTCTGGTTATGATTGTAGTGGTCCACACTTTGGAAGCCTACGTATTGAACCCCAAGTTCATGGCGAGTCGGACAGAATTGCCGATCTTCTACACCTTCGTGGTCCTGCTGGCCGGAGAACAACTCTTCGGCGTCTGGGGCCTGATCGTGGGGGTCCCCATTTTCACGTTCTTCCTGGACATCTTGGGTGTCCGGCCGGTCCACGGCCTGCACCCCGGGGTGGATGTCGATAAGTTACGCCAATACGGCCGAGAACATATTTCTCACCGGAACCCGGATGGCTCGGAGCCACACAGCCATTCGAAGGACCATTCTGAAAAATAATTAGGTAAAACGCTTGGACAGTGATGACCGCAAGGCTTAGCTGACCAGGCGTTTTTGTTTACCAGTTGACAGGGGATTCCAGACCCACTATAGTGTTGATAACTCAATAAGCATTCCTTTAATTCTATCGTCCCGTGAGGCGAGTAAGGTATCGGCGCAAGCCCACTATTTTCGTCTGTCACGGGAAGAGTGGGCATTTTTTGTCGGCGGAATTGGGGGGATGGGGTGAAGACAGAGGAGGAAATTGACGTGGCAGAGAAACATGATTATCGGAATCCCGAGGCGGTCCTGGACGTGTACGAACGACCAGCGATGCCGGGATGGATCTTTCTATCGTTACAGCACTTATTCTCAATGTTTGGGTCCACGGTGCTGGTCCCATTATTGGTGGGGTTGAACCCCAGCATCGCCCTGTTTAGTTCCGGGGTGGGGACCCTGTTACATATCTTGATTACCAAGGGTCGGATTCCGGCCTACATGAGTTCCAGTTTTTCGTTCATCGTCCCCAGCATTGCCCTGATGAAGGCGGCCGGGTACGCCGGGGTGGCTCAAGGGACCATTGCGGTTGGTCTGGTGTACCTGCTAGTGGCGACCTTGGTCGGGCTCTTTGGGTCTGACTGGATCGATAAGGCCTTACCGCCAATCGTAGTGGGTCCCGTGGTGGTGGTCATCGGGATGTCAGTGGCCGGTAGTGCGGCGACCAACGCGATGATGAACCACGGCCATTATGATTTGAAATACTTCGGGATCGCCATGTTTACGCTGTTCTTAACGGTGCTGTTCAATATGTACCTCAAGGGATTCTGGAGCAACATCGCCATCTTGTTGGGCATCGTGGCCGGGTACGTCTTGTCTATGGCGCTAGGCATCGTGGACTTCTCGAAGGTCGCCAGCACGCCGTGGTTGGAACTGCCCGCGTTTGAGTTTCCCTTCGTCAGCTACCAACCTAAGCAGATCTACTGGGACGCCATCCTGAGTTTTGCGCCAATCGCGTTCGTGACCATGGCGGAGCACCTGGGACACATCATGGTGCTGGATGAATTGACTCACCGCGACTTCTTCAAGAATCCAGGCCTGCACCGGACGTTAGCCGGTGACGGGACAGCGTCGATCTTCGCCGGCCTGGTCGGTGGGGTGCCGATTACCTCGTACGGGGAAAACATCGGGGTCATGGCCGTCAACAAGATTTTCAGTGTCTACGTGATTATCGGTGCGGCGGTCTTTGCGGCGCTGTTCGGCTTCGTCGGGAAGCTGAGTGCGTTGATCCAAACGGTGCCCGGGCCCGTGATTGGGGGCATCAGCTTCGTGCTCTTCGGGGTCATCGCGGCCAGTGGGTTACGAATCCTGGTTGAGAACAAGGTGGACTTTAACCTGAAGCGCAACCTGATGATTGGGTCCGTGATCCTGGTCATCGGAATCGGGAACGCCTACCTGCAGATCGGCACGTTCCAGTTCACGGGAATCGGAGTCGCCACGGTGGTTGGAATCTTGTTGAACCTGATTCTGCCGCAACAGGCCCGTTCGGAAGAAACGAAAAAGATTGCTTAATTGAATTCGGGGCAAGTGCGTCTGGTC includes:
- a CDS encoding solute carrier family 23 protein, whose product is MPGWIFLSLQHLFSMFGSTVLVPLLVGLNPSIALFSSGVGTLLHILITKGRIPAYMSSSFSFIVPSIALMKAAGYAGVAQGTIAVGLVYLLVATLVGLFGSDWIDKALPPIVVGPVVVVIGMSVAGSAATNAMMNHGHYDLKYFGIAMFTLFLTVLFNMYLKGFWSNIAILLGIVAGYVLSMALGIVDFSKVASTPWLELPAFEFPFVSYQPKQIYWDAILSFAPIAFVTMAEHLGHIMVLDELTHRDFFKNPGLHRTLAGDGTASIFAGLVGGVPITSYGENIGVMAVNKIFSVYVIIGAAVFAALFGFVGKLSALIQTVPGPVIGGISFVLFGVIAASGLRILVENKVDFNLKRNLMIGSVILVIGIGNAYLQIGTFQFTGIGVATVVGILLNLILPQQARSEETKKIA